The window GCTCGCCGCtacaaattatatatattttgcaCGAAAAAATATATCATGATACGAAGTGAATATTATGTATTGTTATGAGATATGAAGATCTTTAAACCTATATATACATAGGTAGTTTTAATCGTATTTACACAAAGTTGTGAAAAATGTAAGTGGTAGGAACCTTGCTGTAGCTAACGCAATGTTAAACTTTATTCGGCTTGTTGGAAATCATACAAAGTTAACATAGACAGTACCATCCTACATATTTTAATCAATCTACAACAACAATACACAGAAGTCAGTCTACCTGTCTACGACACAATCTCCCTCTTGTAACGGAGGTAGACACCTGATATTCGATAGCGATAGTCGATAGTTTAAAGGTTAATAATCTATAAACATTTTGCAAAATATTTCCAATATGTAGATGAAAAGTCACCAGACTAAACGTTAAATCAGGTTTCGTCTCATATATTTGTGTTCAGTGGATTACACTGAATGCATCGATGCCATATTCACCCATATCCGAGACGACATGAGCGAACATCGATTTCTAAGAGACTTTTCGTTCGCTGGCCGGACCACCCGGACCTCTATAAGAAATACATTTTGATTTTGTTGTTACAAACCGGCTTCTTGGTCGGTATAAGTTATACTCATACCATAGTTCGTAAGTTAGTTGTCTAATTCGTAGGTAAGTAACAAAACTATTTTGTTACATCTCTTGCGCAGAAGACCCCTGTTAAATGACAATAAGTGTCAGTATTAGGTTTAAGCCTTCGATTTAGGCCCAGGGTATAAGATCACAAAACACGCATgatgataaaaatattatcgTGACTAGTAATcagcataaataataaatacgtaCAATCAAAACGCTGATATACgtaatttgtttatttgtttatttatttacatacatctgTAACTTACAGCTAACAAGCCAAAGCGTCACAAATATTAATATATGTcaagtattatattattattattatttctaacAAACATGTCATTGTAGCTTAAAATAGCAGTAGTCACATTAGGATTTTTCTATTACACTTTTACATTTTTCAATCAAACAATACCAGGTAGAGTGAAAGAGATCACATTGCGGATCTACGTTGAGTACGGAGTTGAGCACCGAGAGCGCGGTCGGGAGCGGCGCGTGCCGCTGCAGCGCGGTGCGCGCGGGCGGGCACGCCAGGAGAGGCGCGGAGCGCAGGCGGGACCGCGCGTTGGGAGCGTATAGTCTTACCACTTCTTCGACCAGACCCGTGCACTCTATTTTGTTGTGTATGATACCTAGTGCAAACTTAACTACCGCTAGATATCGCCTGACTTCCAGAGATTCGTACCCGAGTACGCCCAGGAGGAATAGCGTAGGGTAAAGGTAAGGATAGTTCGCGAATTGCTTCTTGTACAGACTTCGTAGGTACTTTTTTTGGACTTTCTCTAATACTAGGCTATATTTTGCTTCATGTGGGTTCCAGACTGTAGCATTTGATTCTAAACCACTCCGAACCAAGGCCGCATATAGTGCTCTAACAGCCGTCGATGTCAGATGCTGGGAATTGCGTAACACAAAGCCTAACTTTTGTGCTGCTCTTTTGGCCACGCTAAGGGTATGCTCTCGGAAATTAGTTGCGAGTCGAACAGAACTCCCAGATCGCGAACCGTGGTGACTCTCGTTATTACGTCTCCGCCCAAGGTGTATCTATGGTGAAGCGGTAAACACGACCGAGTAAAGCTCATCATTTCgcattttaaaacattaaaattgagTTTGTTTATTATACTCCACCTATATACTGAGTTTATGTCATTTTGAAGGTCTATGCTGTCTTTTTCGGAATTTATAACCTTTACTAATTTGACATCATCTGCAAACATCATTATTTCAGAGCATTCTACATGATTAGGCAggtcattaattaaaatattaaaaagcaaCGGCCCTAGATTCGACCCTTGGCTTATGCCGGAGAGTGTGTTGTACGGCTCTGATTGATACGGTCCGTATTTTACGAACTGTCTCCTCCCCGATAAGTAGCTGGCAAATACTTTGAGCAGCTGAGGTACAAACCCCATACTACTCAGTTTGATCAAGAGAATGTCGTTGTCTACTCTATCGAATGCTTTTTGGAAGTCCAAATAAACTACGTCAACTTGTTTCCCCTGTGTAATCCCCTGTGTCCCGAGGTTTCCCGCGCCTGCGCGGCGAGCGGCGCGAGCGTCGCCCGCGGCGGCCCTCGCGATAACATCCTCGCGAtcctcggcgcgattcgggaaatgaattagaaatgcAGATAAggaatagtaaagatatgtgacattccacggcaaaaggtaccggTGCCCCGtatgaatattggagcggcgttaataataagcgtaagcgccagtcgccataaggtacctttttccgtggaacgtcacatatctttactatttcatatctagtgaatgtctaacggcggatatcttaaagttcgaatcgcgccgcctGTCTTCCGGCCGGCACTACTTTCTACCCTCTACCCCAATATTAACCCTTATCTTTACGTCATAAGCGAACTAATCGGTCACTATCTCAGTtttgtcaatatttaaaaatataatcgtATTAACTTATCTTACCGGATGATATGGTGAATAATTATACTTTTGACTGAGACTTTTGATtatacatacattacatacataaatattagaGATGTCATTATGCCAATACCAGTATAAACTTAGCAAACCAATTATGTTTCTGATCAAACAATAATGCTTACCAATAAATATTAGCAGGTtctttatgtaaatatatttttccttttttattgtgGGACGCAGATGTCGCTAGACtatcgggaaagtggcgacccgatcaacgacgccaccgtaagcaaagacttttgagcgagcatgacatgttcaagctaccgacctatattaatattaaaatagtaataacatgtagctgtaagacacagCATTTTGTGCTcgtatgttacataaaaagacagtatggcttcacataattaatatacataatctgtatttacaatttatagaaGGCTCTTTATGTTCCAAATGTAAGTATGTATCAAGTATTCATAGCCTTTTATAATTAATTCGCAAAGTCAACCTATCGAGAACCCAACGGATTAACTTTTAAGTAATTTCATGAATCGTTGATGGGCTCTTTGATTCCCTCCGTTAATAAAgtaataataggtattattaATAATAGGCTAATATTAGTAATAATAGGCATTAAGTTCGTTCATCGTTTGTCACAATTGTCAGGAAGTCAAAAGATTGTTTCTTTTAATCCGTAAAAAAAACAGATCTTATGATTGTTGTACCTGAGGATCTTAAGTCTTTTCCGTTACCATCATACTTTAGCCTATAAAAGATACCTAGTAAATAGTAACGAAATGAAAAAAACATGGTATACTTATTATCTCCTCTAAGTATCTTAATAGTATCTCATTGTGAGTAGaatcaatataatatttataccaATGTaccaaattaattataaaaaagtgGTGTGCACATTTGTGAAAGTTTTTGTTAAGGTGGACTGCGTACCTACTCTAGCAAAACGttgcatatatttttttgtgattAGTTAATATTAAAAGTCTTTTGGTCTCCGCTTtgtattgttttaaaaataaaaaaaataagttttctttcagtaaaatttcCTATCTACAGTACCTATTTAAAGTACTTCCCCTCCATGTGGCAAAGTCGTGGGACGTATAAAGTATATAGAATAGACCCTAAAGAGAGCATGTCCCGTACTCGTCCATCCATCAAAGTTGATTAAggaaactttaaaaaatatctttGTAATGTTTTGAGATGTTCTGGTTTTCTGTTGAGCGTCAATCAACACATTTTTACTTTAGTTATCATCTTTTTCGTCAAAACACATCACATTTCTCGATTACGTATGGGGTTTAAAtaaaaccgcatcaaaatcggATTTCAAGTTTTCGAGTTCATCAAACGCATACAAATGAGATCACGGACTATGATTTATTAAAAGCCAAGATAACGATTATCTGATTCTTATCTTTTTTCTGTAGCCTACCCACTACACACCCAATTCCGTAGTAGGCTTTAACTAATCGGTGCGGAGGTTCGTAGCACGCTACGAGTCGCGCGCGCAGGCTACGTAGCGTGACTACGAATAATGCCTCACACCAGCTACGCGTTCTACAGTAGTATGTACATAGCAGCGACTTTCCTTGCAGACATCATGATTTAAGCTTTCCCGTTGATCTCTACAAAAGTCTCTGCAATTATTGTGCGTAAACCGAAAACATATTCAACAAAATTCTGTTTCTCGATAGCAATCCGTTAGAAGACATAATTTTAGGTACCCATAAAATTGTTGGTCCTTTAAACTTAGGTTAGAACTCCAAAGCTGCTTACAATGGCTTGAAAGCCAACATACATGTTTGGTTCAGTCTTCATAATTGTGTTTGATCCGAAtgacaaaacttaaaaataacctGGAACTTTTCCCAAAAGTTGCCTGTTACAAACGGCGCTATGGCATTAAGTTCACGATATTAACTAATATAAATGTAATCAATAACTTGCCTTACGAAGAGTTATTAATCCAGTCCTAACAGCACAACAAACTTTCCACGTTGCTCACTTCACGCGCGTCGCGGACGTTCGCTAGTGTCGCAAGTTCGGCGTGGGGCGCGAcgtgcggccgccgcgcgagCCGGCCGGGACTGCCCGGGAGCGTCCCGGGCGCGCGAGCGGCGGGGGGGGGGAGCAGGGAGCAACTGCCCCCATTCCGCAGCCTCCGCGCTCATTCAATTGcaagtttttatcaatcaatgTCGCTGCACGACAGTACACTTGCACCCTTATCGTGTAATTATTACCAACAAAAACATagatgtgaaatgagagccaagttcatggctgtataagccaatacgggagtAAAACACATTGAGATTTTCTCGTCGGTTTCACTTTCCTGAAATTTTTATCTCGCTACAGGTATCGTCACGTCAACGCGCATCACGCACGCATCCCCGGCTGGCGCGTACGCTCGCACCGCCAACCGCGGCTGGGAGAACGACGGTGAGGTCCGCGCCGCCGGGCACGACCCCGCGCAGTGCCCTGACATCGCCGACCAGCTGATCAACTCATACCCTGGGAACCAGTTTAAAGTGAGTCTCGCtagggtgtcattctgaatccctaacaacgtttgtcctaaagtcacttgcactaactggtttgtcctaatgggcacatgccctaacgatcaattgtcataacgactattttccataatgtaatggttagcctaagaatcatttgacctaagcatttataccataactatcaagatccctaaagtattttaccatattttcgaaatccctaacaatgtttggcataaaataacatgctctaactgttttgacctaatggctattgccctaatgatctattatcataacagttacttttcctattgatcaattatcataacaattactttccataatgaatggtaacgaactgttgccacaaaagtgggttaggttaggttagaactgtgaccctcgaaaaaacgaactgctgccacaaaagtaggttaggttaggttagaactgtgaccctcgaaaaaacgaactgctgtcacaaaagtgggttaggttaggttagaactgtgaccctcgaaaaaacgaactgctgtcacaaaagtgggttaggttaggttagaactgcgatcctcgcaaaaatgaaatgctgccattggttaggttaggagggaaatttaaattaggacatacaagtattaggtcaagaaacgataggctaagtaaaattaggtaacatgatggttaggatatataatttttaggcctaacaataattaggcaaaaaaagaattatgctacataacattaggataaatacccaatatggaaagtgccattagggaaaaacatattaggacaaaaaaaaatcggccagtcgataaaagggaaaccaaaattagggtatacgagtgttaggacaactgatcattatgacaaacaatattagggaatgcaaagataggagaaaaaactttagggattcagatatagatccgtcTCGCTATAATTGATCCAGTTTGTAAGTCTAAGTGATCTCAAAATTGCTAAGGATATTTTTAATTGCTCAGGTAATCCTGGGTGGTGGACGACGTGAGTTTCGGCCGAACACGACCAGGGACGAGGAGAACGCTTTGGGTCGCCGCTGGGACGGACGCGATCTGATTGAGGAGTGGCGCGCGCAGCGCGAGTAGGCCAGAGACTCGCACGCGTACGCCTGGAACCGCACCCAGCTGCTCGAAGCCATAGCCAACCCACCCGACTACCTGTTGGGACTGTTTGAGGCCACACACTTACGATATGAAGCAGAAGTGCGAGAGGCGAACTTGGATGAACCCACTCTAGCCGAGCTCACGGAAGCCGCCATTCGTGTCTTATCCAAAAACCCTCGCGGCTTCTTCTTGTTCGTTGAAGGTGGACGTATCGACCACGCGCATCATGACACCAGGCCGGCGCTGGCCCTGTACGAGACGCTCGCCCTCGACGAGGCGGTGGCGCGCGCCGACTCGCTGCTGCCGCCCGCCAGCTCGCTGCTCGTGCTCACGGCCGACTACTCGCACGTTATGGCATTCAACGGCTACTCGCGCCGTGGCCACGACATCCTCGGCGTCTCCGACTATCTAGGCGTCGACGGCGTGCTCTACATGACGCTCTCCTACACCAACGGGCCCGGCTACCGCGACCACGTCGATGGCAAACGCGTTGACATCACGCACGATTCTAACTTCCGTAAGTTACATTAAAATTCGGTTAGTTCTTTTTAAATTATCAATTACCATAATTTCATCTTCTCTCACTATCTAACTTTTTACTTTATCAGTCAATATATAATATCAGTAATTCCAGAAAATATTCTCCGCAGaaaactattaggtacttatcttCACTCTTATATGTTGATTGAGTTGTAGGTTGTAGTGTCTGGTTTACCAATTTTACGAGTTTGTATGTCTGCATCTAGTATCTAAATAAGTACAGTATTTTtgataaaatacaatttaatattCGAACCTATTAAAAGCTTTAAAAACTCATCAATAAGTTTCATTAGCAATTTACCATCCCTGTCATTGCAGAAGCCTTACGCTAGCGGACGCACACGGACGTGCCACTGGAGTCGGAGACGCACGGCGGCGACGACGTGGCGGTGTTCGCGCGCGGGCCGGCGCAGGCGCTGTTCACGGGGCTGTACGAGCAGAGCCAGCTGCCGCACCTCATGGCGCACGCGGCCTGCCTGGGCCCGGCCGCCGAGCGCCGCGACGCCTGCAACGGTTCCCTCACGCTCTCGGCTTCTGTCCTCGCGTTACTACTCTCCGTAGTCGCCGCGCTCATCCATTAGCTTTAAACACTGTGATACTTTTAAATATAAGATTACTCTTATCCACATTGTAGGTATATTACCTTGCTTTTCTTACACCAGTTCCCAAAATATTGTAATGTTGAATGGTTGCGCAAAAAAGGAATCATTTTTTTATGATTAGTTGGTAAGGGGCGTTGTATTGTGCCATGTAATATCTATATCACGCCATTATCGTTAAATAAGATAAACACTATAATTAATCTTCAGTGACGACAGCTTGAATTGATTAGATATATAACCGGCAATTAATAAGCCAGAAGTCTTGTCGAAACGTCCAGTATCAAAGCTACCGCTGCAGCGCGTGTATTCTTCCAACTTGCCAGCACCTTACATAATGCGTCCCTCGCTGCTGGCGCTGTCGGTGTCGCTGGCGCTGGTGCTGCCAGCGCGCGGCGACCGCTACCACCCGGAGCGCGGCGCGCGCCCCGTCGCCGCCGGGGGCTCGCGCGCCGCCACGCCGGACGCGGCCGAACGTGCCGCGGACTACTGGTACTCGGAGGCGTTCGCCGCCATCGACGAGCGGCTTACGGAGCCCACTTATGACGACGTGGCGACAAATGTGATCATGTTCCTGGGCGACGGACTGTCGGTGCCGACGCTGGCGCCGGCGCGCACGCTGGCCGGCCAACGCGCCGGCCGCACCGGCGAGGAGGAGCGACTTTCCTACGAGCACTTTCCTGTCACCGGACTTGCTAAGGTTCGTCGTTGGATTTAAAtcttattacattattattaacaGTGTTCTTGAATTTacctgaataaaataattaaaccaATAAAAACCAGTGCGGCAAGtatgcgaattacctattcgcacgtgacagtacaacgttttacagttaGGTACACTTGACCTTTTAAACTTTCGGCATATTCACGGCAagttattttacagtacatattgtGCTACTTTCCCGCGCTAGTGCGGGAATGAGCACTTTCCGATTTTCTGTGCCTATGGCGAAAGTTTAATTAAGGGGCcataattatgtactgtaaacttTGTACGATTAGATATACTTGCGAATACGTGCAAACGTGTATGGTACAAGGTTTACAGTACACACCTACTTTCCGTACTTGTAGTATCAGGTGTGGTGTAGTGGTCCAATGTATGAATACACATTGAAGACACTAGAAGTAATGTGAATACATTACTTCTTTACAACACCTTATATTTTGTCTTGTTACGTAATATATAAAAAGTTATATGTACAAACAAGTATGAGTAAAACACAGGTGAAAGATACCAAGatgacatcattttgattcAAAATGTACTTTTGGATGATTTGGTCTACGTGTTTACAATCATTTGTATGACTTTAGACGTACTGCGTGGACAAGCAGATCCCGGACTCGGCGTGCACGGCCACGGCGTACCTGTGCGGCGTGAAGAACAACTACGGCACGCTGGGCGTGACGGCGGCCGTGCCGCGCTACGACTGCGCCGCCTCCACCGACGCCGCCACGCACCTCGACTCCATCGCCGCCTGGGCGCTCGCCGACGGACGCAGCGCCGGTTAGAACTTTTGCAATCAGGAATTATGATTACGAtcataaatattatgattatgaatgaTTTTGTATAAACAATTTGAGTACCAACCACATTTTTGCTTTAAAAGATAATTTAATCTCTTGACAATCTGCAGGCATCGTGACAACAACGCGCGTCACGCACGCATCTCCGGCCGGCGCGTACGCCAAAATCGCCGAACGCGGCTGGGAGAACGACGGCGAGATCCGCGCTGCCGGCCAAGACCCCGCACAGTGCCCCGACATCGCCGACCAGCTTATCAACGCGCATCCTGGCAACAAGTTTCAGGTCAGTATACCGCCTACATTTCATCGAACGTCGTTAACATAATAGACGAAGATGTAGTAGGTTTGATAAAAAGACACTAAAAGTAGGAGTGAGGGAAACGAGTCTGGATACATAAGTACTTTCTGTTTGCAGGTAATTCTGGGTGGTGGGCGTCGGGAATTCCGACCGAATACTACAACCGATGAGGAGGGCCAACCGGGTCTGCGCTGGGACGGACGCGATTTGGTCTCGGAATGGCGCGCGCAGCGTGAAGAGGCCGGACAATGGAACGCTTATGTCTGGAACCGCACGGAGCTGCTTGATGCCATAAGCAACCCGCCTGACTACCTGCTGGGCTTGTTCGAGGACGGCCACATGCAGTACGCGGCGGAGGCGCGCCTGGCGGGCAACGACGAGCCCACGCTGGCCGAGATGACGGAGGCGGCCATCCGCGTGCTGTCCAAGAACCCGCGCGGCTTCTTCTTGTTCGTAGAGAGCGGGCGCATCGACCACGCCCACCACGACAACATGCCGCACCTGGCACTGGACGAGACGCTGGCGCTGGCCGACGCGGTGCAGCGCGCCGACGAGCTGTTGCCGGCCGCGAGCACACTGCTCATGCTCACGGCGGATCACTCGCACGTCATGGCGTACAACGGCTACTCGCGCCGCGGCAACGACATCCTCGGCGTCTCTGATGATATAGGCGACGATGACGTGCCCTACATGACGCTCTCCTACACCAACGGGCCCGGTTACCGCGACCACGTCGATGGAAGGCGTGCTGATGTTACTAGTGACAATACCTTCCGTGAGTCCATCATCTGCCTTAAACATTTATCATCGATATTGTTGAGTGGTTGCACattaaattctttttttaatttcagaGGCCGTGGCTTGGCAAACACACGCAGAGGTACCGCTCGAGTCGGAGACGCACGGCGGCGATGACGTGGCGGTGTTCGCGCGCGGGCCGGCGCAGGCGCTGTTCACGGGGCTGTACGAGCAGAGCCAGCTGCCGCACCTCATGGCGCACGCGGCCTGCCTGGGCCCGGCCGCCGAGCGCCGCGACGCCTGCAACGGTTCCCTCACGCTCTCAGCTTCTGTCCTCGCGTTACTACTCTCCGTAGTCGCCGCGCTCATCCATtagctttaaaaattattatatgagttaaattattatattatgccTTTTTACACCGCTGCCTAAAGAAAACTGTAATTTTCAATGGTTGTGAGGAAAAGGAGTGCGAATctgtaaatacgagtaggtgTGTGGATGGATAATAATGTATACATTGTACAAGGGAACAATAAAAGACTTCTTTGGGTTTGCCAAAGATTTTGTAAAATAACAACAGAAGCTGTAATACCTATAAAAtaggtaaaaaataaattatttttagtatCAAAGAATAtacatgtattatttattacctattttttttgtttcggACCGATTATTTCCGAACATGTTCACCTTATCAAATAAACTTCTTTAAAACtccttttttttaaagcccATGCTGGTAAGGAACACCTCTTTACGTGTAAAATGGTATCCTAAaaaaatttactttttattttaacactttGTCGGCCTGATTGATCCtactatacagtgtggaaagataagtcggaccctggagggaaactaccttaaatccttaaactGGCTCAATTTACTtaaatgagacattcctttatttaaaaaaaggaacaaaactgcattcacagattttctaaaactcgcttgcctcgcccgggagtCGAACCatctaaaaattccaaaaaataaacactcgcaattttattctaataGTCGATACAGATAATGTTAACATTCACATTGTTAGATACTAGACTAGAATACAGATAATGTTAAcgacactcgtctgtcgtacaaaatatccataaaatcgaatatttagatattcaagatttttttaaacaagccaaattgaagaagaaaaaaaatctttaaatacatttttgtctcttcttaaaaataaaggaacgtctcatttaagtaaaatgagtaTAGAGAGCTAttaccaaagtaaattttgtagtcacggtacatttactgccatctatctaCACACGGTTAAAACTTAAAatgaaattgaaaatgtataatttaatcaaaataatatatgtttacggataaatgatttttaatttttattgttccgtactgacccatgttctttcactgatatgtgttaaaattgttaaatatcaaacgatgtCAACGCCATTTAGCCGAGAAAGGCCAAAGGTGtttgcgccatctattcgagaatgactttttcttgatttccgaggcacgtttttttcttagactttatttatcttatacaaAGTAAATAGTAAACAGATATCAAACTTCACAGCGTAAATTAAACACGTTTACTATAAATACAGGGCGTCCCatgactatgggacatcaagggaaagtaccttaaatatcgtagataggatattttgttgaaagaagacattattttagtttgaaaaaaaaattaaactgcattcatagatttttaaataattacatgctTGAACCGGGAAtggaacccgctacacgagaaaaaaaatcaccctgtagttttatcataccgatcaaaaggattcatcataaggattattttttggtaaataacatagtgtcagaaataaaaggaaaaccatgaattttaacatttttaattcaaaattaatcaatttaatttatcaaatgctcaaaatgagtcccattctgttgaatacgaagttgcactcttttgattatttcgctaaatttcacatcaaatgttaaaattcattcTTTCTTTCTTCAgtctttgttttttaaattaaaataatgtcttctttaagCAAAATATcttatctacgatatttaaggtactttcccttgatgtcccatcgtcttgggacaccctgtataatactaaattaatattgatatcaATGTTTGTATTTCGATGAATAATCATAATTTTGTAAGTATAAGTCTGTAAGAGTTTCAATACCTAATTTATCTCGTTCACTTTGGAAGGATAAGATAAAGCGAGAAGTAATAAAGTATTGTGTTCAATCGAGAGAAGCACTCGCACAGCCGCCTCTGGAGCGTCAAGAGTTCCGCGCGCTCCTCCACTCGCAACATGCGTCCCTCGCTGCTGGCGCTGTCGGTGTCGCTGGCGCTGGTGCTGCCAGCGCGCGGCGACCGCTACCACCCGGAGCGCGGCGCGCGCCCCGTCGCCGCCGGGGgctcgcgcgccgccgcgccggacGCGGCCGAACGTGCCGCGGACTACTGGTACTCGGAGGCGTTCGCCGCCATCGACGAGCGGCTTACGGAGCCCACTTATGACGACGTGGCGAAAAATGTGATCATGTTCCTGGGCGACGGACTGTCGGTGCCGACGCTGGCGCCGGCGCGCACGCTGGCCGGCCAGCGCGCCGGCCGCACCGGCGAGGAGGAGCGACTTTCCTACGAGCACTTTCCTGTCACCGGACTTGCTAAGGTTCGTCGTCACTTTAAATTGTtcgtattatataaaaaaaacaaataaatgaaCTTTGAACATAAATACCAACAGTGGTTCCTATGACGTAATGTTACTTACCACGCCACGGCTAGAATAAAACTTATGCAATACGAGTCAAAACATAACATTGCATCCGATTGGCAATGTACTGCTGAGtgaatacatatacatattatttacataGTCATCACTTGTGACAGATGTATTTcaattatacaataaataaaaaacggcACACATTTATTTTACACAACTATTTATGTAACTTTTGTAACTACAGAcctatttcaaaaaataatgtcataatatacaaataaatcTCAATAAATGGCGCGACATGTCTCCAATATGAAAGTTTTGTTTGTAATGATTCTATTCGACGATAGATTTAGGGACATGTCCTGGTTTTGTATACTTATTACTTACGCGTTTAATGTTCCGAATTGTTTTTAGTCCAGTATGTCGCTTGCAACATATTTTcattgtttttgtttaataatgATAATGTTCATAAAACAAAATATCCATTGAtagagattttattttttactacatattttaaaacataacAGATTTAGAAAATAGGGCCTCTTAGATCATCCACCTATTTTCAAAGTTACTTCTGCTCCTACAAATCTAGTTTAGATTTTAAATGACTTAGAGAATTTAAATATTCGATAATTAATACAAGTTTTTTACGAATTtacagtttttttaaataatattctgC of the Cydia fagiglandana chromosome 17, ilCydFagi1.1, whole genome shotgun sequence genome contains:
- the LOC134672914 gene encoding membrane-bound alkaline phosphatase-like; this encodes MRPSLLALSVSLALVLPARGDRYHPERGARPVAAGGSRAATPDAAERAADYWYSEAFAAIDERLTEPTYDDVATNVIMFLGDGLSVPTLAPARTLAGQRAGRTGEEERLSYEHFPVTGLAKTYCVDKQIPDSACTATAYLCGVKNNYGTLGVTAAVPRYDCAASTDAATHLDSIAAWALADGRSAGIVTTTRVTHASPAGAYAKIAERGWENDGEIRAAGQDPAQCPDIADQLINAHPGNKFQVILGGGRREFRPNTTTDEEGQPGLRWDGRDLVSEWRAQREEAGQWNAYVWNRTELLDAISNPPDYLLGLFEDGHMQYAAEARLAGNDEPTLAEMTEAAIRVLSKNPRGFFLFVESGRIDHAHHDNMPHLALDETLALADAVQRADELLPAASTLLMLTADHSHVMAYNGYSRRGNDILGVSDDIGDDDVPYMTLSYTNGPGYRDHVDGRRADVTSDNTFQAVAWQTHAEVPLESETHGGDDVAVFARGPAQALFTGLYEQSQLPHLMAHAACLGPAAERRDACNGSLTLSASVLALLLSVVAALIH